The Streptococcus marmotae genome contains the following window.
CCTTGCTGAACTCTACTAGTTCTACCTTCGTTTTTAAGGACATGACTTGGTTTTTTCAGCCGGTTACCATTTTGATAGGCCGTAATCAAACAATTGACACAGTTTCTGCCTAGATCTACACAGGCTCTGCTTTTCTATTTTAAGCATTTTTCTAGTTTAACAGATAGGACTTCGACTGATAGTACAACTACTACAAGATACACGACAAGATAAGATGGAGAATGACAGATGTTGCGCTTTTTGATATAATGAAGTGATTATATCGAGGAGAATCCAATGGCAGAGACAGAAACAACATACAGTCGTTCAGAAAATTACTCACAGCATGTAAGAGGAGGGAAGCGCAGACGGCACGCACGTCAGCAGCAGGCACATTACGACCAGTCATTCAATGAGCGACTAGTGTCAACAAAAGTATGGCCCGCCTTTCTTTGGAGCCTAGTTGTAAGCGCTCTTAGTGTTGCTAATCCCTACTTAATGCAACTCGCAACAAATTTACAATCTCAGGATTTGTACGCTGGTATGGCGATGCAGGCCGGACAAAGTCCCTATGGGCAATTCTTTGGCACGAGTGGCGTTCTTTATTATTTAGTTACTTATATCGGCTCTTTTTTCGATACAACAATTGGATTAGCTGGGTTACAGTTTATCGCCTTGCTAGTAGCTGGTATCTACTTCTATAAGATTTCTGCTTATTTTAGCAATTCGTCCCAGGCGGCTACGAGTTTACAGCATTGGTTTTATCTATTTCTTTTAGCACTCAATTTTGGTGGTATTCAGGCTAGTCTGTTCGTCTTACCTGTTCTGTTCACCAGTTTGTGGTTGCTAATTCGCTATTTTGAAAATGCTGTGCGGGACGAAGCCTTCATTTTATACGGAATTGATGCAGCGATTGCTTTTATGATATATCCAAAAAGCAGTTTACTCTGGGTCGTCTCTGTCCTAGTGCTATTGGTTTACAATGCGACACATCATCAGATTGCAAGAGGGATTTATCAGGCCTTAGCCACTATCTTTGGATTTTTATTGATTGTTTATTCGGTAGGGTATTATACTTTTGAGGCTCAAATATTAGGTTCTGCCATTCACCAGACGTTTTTATATGAATTAGGGTTGAATTTCAGCTATGACGGTATTTTATGGACGGTTGCCCAAGTCGGTATCTTTCTTGTTTTATCAGGTTTTTTGAAGCATTTTATACAGACCGTAGGATCGCTGGAACAACATCGACATACCTATGTAAAAGTTATTGTACTGCTAACATTCTTTGTGCAATTATTCTTTGTTGTAGCAAGCGGGCATTTTGCAATTAGTCAGCTGGTCTTGTTCCTGCCCTATGGCTTTATCATGTCCTTGATTCACTACATGCCTGAAGATGATGATGCGTTTGATGACGATGAGGCTTATTCCTATCTTCGCTCAAGTTTCTACTTACCTCTTTTACTCTGCTTGTTCCTGTTTGTACAGCCTGCTATGACGTATTTTGTCGAAGGAGATTTGACGAAGGAGCGTGAGAGTCTGGCTCGCTACATCCGTAATAATTCCAAAAGTTCCGATACAGTATATGCCTGGGATGACAGTGCTCAGATTTATCTTCAAAGCAAGCGATTGTCCGCTGCAACTATCCTAACTCCAACGCCGTACTTGGATAGACAATCGAATCAAGATAGCCTGACATTTGATTTAAACAAAAACAAGGCCCGCTATATTGCGGTCAATCACCAAGTGGCCATGCTAGACAGCGTCCAAGAAAACTTGGAGGCAAATTATGAAAAAGTAGACTTAGGCACAAAACGACTCAGCTTATATGAGAAAAAATAGTGGAAATGATTGTGAAAGCAATCATTTTTTACTTTTTCTCTTATCCTATATATTGTGCTTTTGATAAAAAAACGATAAAACTCATACTAGATATTGAATTTCTGTTTGTGAAGTGATACACTATAGAAAGACAGAAAAGGAGAATACGAAATGGTAGTACAAGTAGAACAAATGATTGTGCCAGAAATTCTTGTTCTAAAGCGTGATGGGCGGACAGTAGTCTTTGATGCGGGAAAGATTTTTTCAGCTCTTAGTCGTGCTAATGCTGAGCTAGAGCAACCTTGTTCACAGGCGGTTCTTGAACACATTGTAGAAGCTGTACTCGAAGAAATTGGTCGCCGTTTTCATCAGGATATTCAAATTTATGAAATTCAGACCATTGTTGAACAAGAATTGCTAAAGGCACACTTGTATGAATTGGCAGAAGTTTATATTCAGTATCGGACCAGACGTGATTTTGAGCGTCATCAGGCGATGGACATTAATTTTTCCATTGAAAAACTCTTGAAAAAAGACCAAACGGTCGTCAATGAAAATGCCAATAAGGATAGCGAGGTCTTTAATACCCAACGTGATTTGACAGCAGGAATTGTGGGAAAATCGATTGGGCTCAAGCTCTTGCCAGCTCATGTGGCAAATGCCCACCAAAAAGGGGATATTCATTTCCACGATTTAGATTACAGTCCCTATACACCAATGACCAACTGCTGTTTGATTGATTTTAAGGGGATGTTGGCTAAGGGATTTAAAATTGGAAATGCAGAAGTGGAAAGTCCCAAGTCTATTCAGACAGCAACAGCTCAGATTTCGCAAATTATCGCGAATGTCGCCTCAAGTCAGTATGGTGGCTGCACAGCAGATCGTGTAGATGAGTTGTTAGCACCGTATGCAGAATTGAATTATCAGAAGCATTTAAAGGATGCAAGAGAGTGGGTCTTGCCTGAAAAGCAGGAAGACTATGCACGTGAAAAGACTAAAAAAGACATCTACGATGCCATGCAGTCCTTGGAATATGAGATTAACACCCTCTTCACCTCAAATGGGCAGACACCGTTTACTTCTCTAGGATTTGGCTTGGGGACTTCTTGGTTTGAACGAGAAATTCAACGGGCTATTTTACAAATTCGAATAAAAGGCTTAGGGAGTGAAGAGCGGACGGCTATTTTTCCAAAGTTGATTTTTACCTTGAAACGTGGTTTGAACCTAGAAGAAGGAAGTCCAAACTACGACATCAAGCTCTTAGCCTTAGAATGTGCAACGAAGAGAATGTATCCTGATGTTTTGTCTTATGATAAAATCAAGGAATTGACGGGCTCTTTCAAAGCGCCGATGGGCTGTAGATCGTTCTTACAGGGCTGGTTGGATGAAAATGGGGAAGAAGTCAATTCTGGTCGCATGAATCTTGGCGTGGTCACGCTCAATCTACCGCGGATTGCGATGGAGTCTGGTGGTGATATGGACACGTTTTGGGCTATTTTTGAGGAACGAATGGCGATTGCTAAGGATGCTTTAGTTTATCGCTTACACCGTGTCATGGAGGCACGGCCAGCCAATGCCCCTATTCTGTACCAATATGGAGCATTTGGGCAACGTTT
Protein-coding sequences here:
- a CDS encoding quinol oxidase gives rise to the protein MAETETTYSRSENYSQHVRGGKRRRHARQQQAHYDQSFNERLVSTKVWPAFLWSLVVSALSVANPYLMQLATNLQSQDLYAGMAMQAGQSPYGQFFGTSGVLYYLVTYIGSFFDTTIGLAGLQFIALLVAGIYFYKISAYFSNSSQAATSLQHWFYLFLLALNFGGIQASLFVLPVLFTSLWLLIRYFENAVRDEAFILYGIDAAIAFMIYPKSSLLWVVSVLVLLVYNATHHQIARGIYQALATIFGFLLIVYSVGYYTFEAQILGSAIHQTFLYELGLNFSYDGILWTVAQVGIFLVLSGFLKHFIQTVGSLEQHRHTYVKVIVLLTFFVQLFFVVASGHFAISQLVLFLPYGFIMSLIHYMPEDDDAFDDDEAYSYLRSSFYLPLLLCLFLFVQPAMTYFVEGDLTKERESLARYIRNNSKSSDTVYAWDDSAQIYLQSKRLSAATILTPTPYLDRQSNQDSLTFDLNKNKARYIAVNHQVAMLDSVQENLEANYEKVDLGTKRLSLYEKK
- the nrdD gene encoding anaerobic ribonucleoside-triphosphate reductase, with product MVVQVEQMIVPEILVLKRDGRTVVFDAGKIFSALSRANAELEQPCSQAVLEHIVEAVLEEIGRRFHQDIQIYEIQTIVEQELLKAHLYELAEVYIQYRTRRDFERHQAMDINFSIEKLLKKDQTVVNENANKDSEVFNTQRDLTAGIVGKSIGLKLLPAHVANAHQKGDIHFHDLDYSPYTPMTNCCLIDFKGMLAKGFKIGNAEVESPKSIQTATAQISQIIANVASSQYGGCTADRVDELLAPYAELNYQKHLKDAREWVLPEKQEDYAREKTKKDIYDAMQSLEYEINTLFTSNGQTPFTSLGFGLGTSWFEREIQRAILQIRIKGLGSEERTAIFPKLIFTLKRGLNLEEGSPNYDIKLLALECATKRMYPDVLSYDKIKELTGSFKAPMGCRSFLQGWLDENGEEVNSGRMNLGVVTLNLPRIAMESGGDMDTFWAIFEERMAIAKDALVYRLHRVMEARPANAPILYQYGAFGQRLGKDDEVGQLFIKRRATISLGYIGLYEVATIFYGSEWEGNPAAKEFTLDIIRVMKECVGTWSDEYDVHFSIYSTPSESLTDRFCRLDREKFGLVKDITDKEYYTNSFHYDVRKNPTPFEKLEFEKAYPEAGATGGFIHYCEYPVLQQNPKALEAVWDFAYDRVGYLGTNTPIDRCYECHFEGDFTPTERGFECPNCGNRDPKTVDVVKRTCGYLGNPQARPMVNGRHKEIAARVKHMNGSTINREGEKDGEIPAR